A section of the Neisseria dumasiana genome encodes:
- a CDS encoding DUF4349 domain-containing protein produces MNTRRIAYISLLGSLLLTACGDNGSRNASEAEAPAPAAAVAEQSSDKQAAKLTPSAVVDQKIEGRQLAVTANIDFQTTDTRKTAADIETLTAKHGGFVATNTINADIRSTDSFPQTDGTLLEISRYTYRADLVVRIPTDHASEFLRDLQAHITFLNNQHFSAEDVSLDLRRQALEALRQQQLADQLADVKQSEEPSDKKDSAQVTRWQFDAKAQQEYAELEKAYWQDKVDFATIQLHFNQPETVIRRSRPNPEALAKQSEPPFFAQILPMLEKGWYLFQYILLITMAAWPLWLLIALVWFGRRFWRQHIAGKENNDNNNQD; encoded by the coding sequence ATGAACACTCGCCGCATTGCCTATATTTCATTGTTGGGTTCGCTGCTGCTGACCGCCTGCGGCGACAACGGCAGCCGTAACGCTTCCGAAGCAGAAGCTCCGGCTCCCGCAGCCGCCGTGGCGGAACAGTCTTCCGACAAACAAGCCGCCAAATTGACACCGAGCGCGGTGGTCGATCAAAAAATAGAAGGCAGGCAGCTTGCCGTAACCGCCAATATTGATTTCCAAACTACCGACACGCGCAAAACGGCGGCCGATATAGAAACGCTTACTGCCAAGCACGGCGGTTTTGTTGCAACCAATACAATTAATGCCGACATCCGCAGCACCGATTCTTTTCCGCAAACCGACGGCACGCTGCTTGAAATCAGCCGCTATACCTACCGCGCCGATTTAGTGGTGCGGATTCCCACCGACCATGCTTCCGAATTTCTTCGCGATTTGCAGGCACACATTACATTTTTGAACAACCAGCATTTTTCAGCCGAAGACGTAAGCTTGGATTTGCGCCGGCAAGCACTCGAAGCGCTGCGCCAACAGCAGCTTGCCGACCAATTGGCCGATGTGAAGCAGTCTGAAGAACCTTCCGACAAAAAAGATTCGGCGCAAGTAACCCGTTGGCAGTTTGACGCCAAAGCCCAACAAGAATACGCCGAGCTGGAAAAGGCTTATTGGCAGGACAAAGTTGACTTCGCCACCATACAGCTTCACTTCAACCAGCCCGAAACGGTTATCCGCCGCAGCAGACCGAACCCCGAAGCTTTGGCCAAGCAATCTGAACCGCCGTTTTTTGCACAAATCCTGCCGATGCTGGAAAAAGGCTGGTATCTGTTTCAATACATACTGCTGATTACGATGGCAGCATGGCCGCTTTGGCTGCTGATCGCACTTGTCTGGTTTGGAAGACGCTTTTGGCGTCAGCATATCGCCGGCAAAGAAAACAACGACAACAACAATCAAGATTGA
- a CDS encoding HAD-IA family hydrolase: protein MKPKLIIFDWDGTLADTTGPIINTFQQTFLDCGLPAPEADTIRALIGYNLVTIIHRLVPDAALHLKEQLAETYAHHYLNPNNHNMRLFDSALPCLNNLKEQGYWLAVATGKGRSGLDKAIAQTDTADFWLATACAGEQPSKPAPDMVFTLCDELGLNPADALVVGDTTYDLEMAANAGARAVAVATGAHPQEQLAAFPCLTVLKDLSELPGFIRNMSNT, encoded by the coding sequence ATGAAACCCAAACTGATTATCTTCGACTGGGACGGCACTTTGGCCGACACTACCGGCCCGATCATCAACACTTTCCAACAAACCTTTTTAGACTGCGGTCTTCCCGCTCCCGAAGCCGATACGATACGGGCTTTAATCGGCTATAACCTCGTTACCATCATTCACAGACTTGTTCCCGATGCCGCCCTGCATCTGAAAGAACAGCTCGCCGAAACCTATGCGCACCATTATCTGAATCCCAATAATCACAACATGCGCCTCTTCGATTCCGCACTGCCGTGCCTGAACAACTTAAAAGAGCAGGGTTATTGGCTGGCCGTGGCTACCGGCAAGGGGCGCAGCGGGCTGGATAAAGCCATCGCCCAAACCGACACCGCTGATTTTTGGTTGGCTACGGCCTGCGCTGGAGAACAACCCTCAAAACCTGCGCCCGATATGGTTTTCACGCTGTGCGACGAATTGGGGTTAAACCCTGCCGACGCTCTTGTTGTCGGCGATACGACTTATGATTTGGAGATGGCTGCGAATGCGGGTGCGCGGGCAGTAGCGGTTGCCACCGGTGCACATCCGCAAGAGCAGTTGGCAGCATTTCCCTGTTTGACCGTTTTAAAAGATTTATCCGAACTTCCCGGTTTCATACGCAACATGTCAAACACATAA
- the rpsB gene encoding 30S ribosomal protein S2 → MSQVTMRQMLEAGVHFGHQTRYWNPKMEQYIFGARNKIHIVNLEKTLPLFQEAQEAVRRLVANKGTVLFVGTKRQARDIIREEATRAGMPFVDYRWLGGMLTNYKTVKQSIKRLEEKTAALENANESGYSKKEILEMQREVEKLERSLGGIKNMKGLPDAIFVIDTGYQKGTLVEAEKLGIPVIAVVDTNNSPDGVKYVIPGNDDSAKAIRLYCRGMADAVLEGKNQAIQETVAAAQAAAE, encoded by the coding sequence ATGTCTCAAGTTACTATGCGCCAGATGCTCGAAGCAGGCGTTCACTTCGGCCACCAAACCCGTTACTGGAACCCGAAAATGGAACAATACATTTTCGGCGCGCGCAACAAAATCCATATCGTAAACCTGGAAAAAACCCTGCCGCTGTTCCAAGAAGCGCAAGAAGCCGTACGCCGTCTGGTTGCAAACAAAGGTACCGTATTGTTTGTAGGTACCAAACGCCAAGCCCGCGACATCATCCGCGAAGAAGCTACTCGTGCCGGTATGCCTTTCGTTGATTACCGTTGGTTGGGCGGCATGCTGACCAACTACAAAACCGTTAAGCAATCCATCAAACGCCTCGAAGAAAAAACCGCGGCTTTGGAAAATGCCAACGAAAGCGGTTACAGCAAAAAAGAAATCTTGGAAATGCAACGCGAAGTTGAAAAACTGGAGCGTTCGCTGGGCGGTATCAAAAACATGAAAGGCTTGCCCGACGCAATTTTCGTGATCGACACCGGCTACCAAAAAGGTACTTTGGTTGAAGCTGAAAAACTGGGCATCCCCGTGATTGCCGTAGTGGATACCAACAACAGCCCCGACGGCGTGAAATACGTTATCCCCGGTAACGACGACTCTGCAAAAGCAATCCGTTTGTACTGCCGCGGTATGGCAGATGCCGTATTGGAAGGCAAAAACCAAGCCATCCAAGAAACCGTAGCCGCTGCCCAAGCCGCTGCCGAATAA
- the tsf gene encoding translation elongation factor Ts encodes MAEITAKMVADLRAATGLGMMECKKALVEAEGNIEKAEEILRIKSGAKAGKLAGRTAAEGVLAYAIEGNVGALVEVNCETDFVAKDAGFVEFANFVAKTAVAKKPATVEELSGLVEEERKAIIAKLGENMSVRRFQVIETANSLTAYIHGALATEGVLVEFKGAEDVARKVGMHIVAAKPQCVSEAEVDAETVEKERRIYTQQAIESGKPAEIAEKMVEGRIKKFLAEVTLNGQAFVMNPDQTVAQFLKENGAEVISFVRYKVGDGIEKAVVDYAAEVAAAAKV; translated from the coding sequence ATGGCAGAAATTACTGCAAAAATGGTTGCCGACCTGCGTGCCGCTACCGGTCTGGGCATGATGGAGTGCAAAAAAGCACTGGTTGAAGCCGAAGGCAACATCGAAAAAGCCGAAGAAATCCTGCGCATCAAATCAGGTGCCAAAGCCGGTAAATTGGCCGGCCGTACCGCTGCCGAAGGCGTATTGGCTTACGCTATCGAAGGCAACGTAGGCGCTTTGGTTGAAGTAAACTGCGAAACCGACTTCGTAGCAAAAGATGCCGGCTTTGTAGAATTTGCCAACTTTGTTGCCAAAACCGCCGTTGCCAAAAAACCGGCTACTGTGGAAGAGTTGAGCGGGCTGGTTGAAGAAGAGCGCAAAGCCATCATCGCCAAACTGGGCGAAAACATGTCTGTACGCCGTTTCCAAGTGATCGAAACCGCTAACAGCCTGACTGCCTACATCCACGGTGCTTTGGCTACCGAAGGCGTATTGGTTGAATTCAAAGGCGCCGAAGACGTTGCCCGCAAAGTAGGTATGCACATCGTTGCCGCCAAACCCCAATGCGTGTCTGAGGCTGAAGTAGACGCGGAAACCGTTGAAAAAGAACGCCGCATTTACACCCAACAAGCCATCGAATCAGGCAAACCTGCCGAAATCGCCGAAAAAATGGTTGAAGGCCGTATCAAAAAATTCTTGGCCGAAGTTACCCTGAACGGCCAAGCATTCGTGATGAACCCTGACCAAACCGTAGCCCAATTCCTGAAAGAAAACGGCGCGGAAGTTATCAGCTTCGTACGTTACAAAGTAGGCGACGGTATCGAAAAAGCCGTTGTAGACTACGCTGCCGAAGTAGCTGCTGCTGCGAAAGTATAA
- the mgtE gene encoding magnesium transporter, whose protein sequence is MSIEQETPTQTELERLPLDIERIHELSEALLPFSSQIEEGGVIEDVELNTKLAELINVLHDLHPADVANVLESLPPKERTLVWHLAAPEEDGEVLLEVSDAVRETLIESMDNEELLAAVDDLDADELAELAGDLPHQVVYEALQTRDAEERAQVQAAMSYEDDQVGAIMDFELVSIRADVACEVVLRYLRRFESLPDHTDKIFVVDHDDVLQGVLPIRKLLVADPEELVENVMATDVVRFRPEDNVEEAAQAFERYDLVTAPVVDGNKKLIGRITIDEMVDVIREETEADMLNMAGLQEEEDLFAPIWDSVKNRWMWLAINLCTAFVASRVIGAFEGSIEKIVALAALMPIVAGIGGNSGNQTITMIVRAMAMGQLSGLQAGRLLKKEVGVALVNGLIWGTVMGVVSWLLYDNFGIGLVMIAAMTLNLLLAATVGVLIPVAMEKAGRDPALGSSVLITAVTDSGGFLIFLGLATLFLM, encoded by the coding sequence ATGAGCATCGAGCAAGAAACACCGACTCAAACCGAATTAGAGCGTTTGCCGCTTGATATCGAGCGCATTCACGAGCTTTCCGAAGCCTTGCTGCCTTTTTCTTCGCAAATCGAAGAAGGCGGGGTTATCGAAGATGTTGAACTCAACACCAAACTGGCCGAATTAATCAACGTATTGCATGATCTGCATCCGGCAGACGTGGCCAATGTACTGGAATCGTTGCCGCCCAAAGAACGTACGCTGGTATGGCATTTGGCCGCGCCCGAGGAAGACGGCGAAGTTTTGCTGGAAGTATCCGATGCCGTTCGCGAAACGCTGATCGAGTCGATGGATAACGAGGAGCTGCTGGCGGCGGTAGACGATTTGGATGCAGACGAGTTGGCCGAGCTGGCCGGCGACCTGCCGCACCAAGTGGTGTATGAAGCCCTGCAAACCCGTGATGCCGAAGAGCGTGCGCAAGTTCAGGCGGCAATGTCGTATGAAGACGACCAAGTCGGCGCGATTATGGACTTCGAGCTGGTAAGCATCCGTGCCGATGTCGCTTGCGAAGTGGTGTTGCGTTATCTGCGCCGTTTTGAAAGCCTGCCCGACCACACCGATAAAATTTTCGTGGTTGACCACGACGACGTATTACAAGGCGTGCTGCCCATCCGCAAACTGCTGGTGGCCGACCCCGAAGAGTTGGTGGAAAATGTGATGGCCACCGATGTGGTGCGCTTCCGCCCGGAAGACAATGTGGAAGAAGCGGCGCAGGCGTTTGAGCGTTACGACTTGGTAACCGCCCCCGTTGTGGACGGCAACAAAAAGCTGATCGGCCGCATTACCATCGATGAAATGGTGGACGTAATCCGCGAAGAAACCGAAGCCGATATGTTGAACATGGCCGGTTTGCAAGAGGAAGAAGACCTGTTTGCACCGATTTGGGATTCGGTAAAAAACCGCTGGATGTGGCTTGCCATCAATTTATGTACCGCATTCGTTGCCAGCCGCGTAATCGGTGCCTTTGAAGGCAGCATCGAAAAAATTGTCGCCCTTGCCGCGTTGATGCCGATTGTGGCCGGTATCGGCGGCAACTCCGGCAACCAAACCATTACCATGATCGTTCGGGCAATGGCAATGGGGCAGCTTTCCGGCCTGCAAGCCGGGCGGCTGTTGAAAAAAGAAGTGGGTGTGGCTTTGGTAAACGGTTTGATTTGGGGTACGGTAATGGGCGTGGTGTCGTGGCTGCTGTACGATAATTTCGGCATCGGTTTAGTGATGATTGCCGCAATGACGCTTAACCTGCTGCTGGCGGCGACTGTCGGCGTGCTGATTCCCGTTGCGATGGAAAAAGCAGGACGCGACCCCGCGCTGGGCAGTTCGGTGTTGATTACTGCGGTTACCGATTCCGGCGGTTTTCTGATTTTCTTGGGATTGGCTACGTTATTTTTGATGTAG
- a CDS encoding gamma carbonic anhydrase family protein: MNIRPYLEHVPHIDESCYIDPVSAVIGEVSLAQDVSVWPFAVLRGDVNSITIGARSNVQDLSMLHVSHKTAAKPDGSPLVIGEDVTIGHKVMLHGCTIGNRVLVGMNTVILDDVVIEDDVMIGAGSLVPPRKRLESGFLYVGSPVKQVRPLTDDEKAFLVYSAQHYMRVAANHKKTLAEMPSENAPSAAPNK, translated from the coding sequence ATGAATATCCGCCCTTATCTGGAGCATGTTCCGCACATTGATGAAAGCTGCTATATCGACCCGGTTTCTGCCGTGATCGGGGAGGTTTCGCTGGCGCAAGACGTATCGGTGTGGCCGTTTGCGGTGCTGCGCGGCGATGTGAACAGCATTACCATCGGCGCGCGCAGCAATGTTCAGGATTTGAGCATGCTGCACGTTTCGCACAAAACGGCGGCCAAGCCCGACGGTTCGCCGCTGGTTATCGGCGAAGACGTAACCATCGGCCACAAAGTGATGCTGCACGGCTGCACTATCGGCAACCGTGTGCTGGTGGGCATGAATACGGTGATTCTCGATGATGTGGTAATTGAAGACGACGTGATGATCGGTGCCGGCAGTTTGGTGCCGCCGCGCAAGCGGTTGGAAAGCGGTTTTTTGTATGTAGGCTCTCCCGTTAAACAGGTGCGCCCGCTCACGGACGACGAAAAAGCGTTTTTGGTGTATTCGGCGCAGCACTATATGCGCGTGGCCGCCAACCATAAGAAAACTTTGGCAGAGATGCCGTCTGAAAACGCGCCCTCCGCTGCTCCCAATAAATAA
- a CDS encoding VacJ has translation MYEVNRSVFLLIPLEPFWNWLQSLPETPMDITLEDLQSDANSYLVRPCETADEVWDEIETRFEQIFAAELADWCEDESLWPDLDADIFNEWFDIQLSTVVTDLEQKPLGREIFQPITLN, from the coding sequence ATGTATGAAGTAAACCGCAGCGTATTTTTACTGATCCCGTTGGAGCCGTTTTGGAATTGGCTGCAATCGCTGCCCGAAACCCCTATGGATATCACGCTGGAAGATTTGCAGTCGGATGCCAACTCCTATCTGGTTCGCCCTTGCGAAACCGCAGATGAGGTGTGGGACGAGATAGAAACCCGCTTCGAGCAGATTTTTGCAGCCGAACTGGCCGATTGGTGTGAAGACGAAAGCCTTTGGCCCGATTTGGATGCCGATATTTTCAACGAATGGTTCGATATCCAACTTTCTACCGTGGTAACCGATTTGGAACAAAAACCGTTGGGGCGTGAAATTTTCCAACCCATCACCCTGAATTGA
- a CDS encoding TlpA disulfide reductase family protein: MKKIFPIFAAVAIAALLAFVLWPKNQPVTAFSLPDLQGRTISNADLQGKVTLINFWYPSCPGCVSEMPKLIKTAQDYQGKDFQIIAISLPYDPIESVVNYAEERKLPFAVMYDADGKTGKAFGVQVAPTSFFVNKKGELLKTFVGEPNFSDLYQEIDQELAK; encoded by the coding sequence ATGAAAAAAATCTTTCCCATTTTTGCTGCCGTGGCCATAGCCGCTTTACTTGCTTTTGTTTTATGGCCGAAAAACCAACCCGTTACCGCCTTCTCTCTACCCGATTTACAAGGCCGGACCATCAGTAATGCAGATTTACAGGGCAAAGTTACCCTGATTAATTTCTGGTATCCTTCCTGCCCGGGTTGTGTGAGCGAAATGCCGAAACTGATTAAAACCGCGCAAGATTATCAAGGCAAAGATTTCCAAATTATCGCCATTTCCCTGCCTTACGACCCGATTGAGAGCGTGGTGAATTATGCCGAAGAACGCAAGCTGCCCTTTGCCGTGATGTATGATGCCGACGGAAAAACAGGCAAGGCGTTCGGCGTTCAAGTTGCGCCTACCTCGTTTTTTGTGAACAAAAAAGGCGAACTGTTGAAAACCTTTGTAGGAGAGCCGAATTTTTCCGATTTATATCAAGAAATTGATCAAGAATTGGCGAAATAA
- the pyrH gene encoding UMP kinase, with protein MTQQTKYKRVLLKLSGEALMGKDAFGINRDTIMQIVGQVKEVVDMGVQVAVVIGGGNIFRGVATQAQGMDRATADYMGMMATVMNALALKDAFESLGIKARVQSALSMQQIAETYARPKAIQYLEEGKVVIFAAGTGNPFFTTDTAASLRGAEMNCDIMLKATNVDGVYTADPKKDPSATRYQTITFDEAINKNLRVMDATAFALCREQKLNIVVFGIAKDGALKRVIAGEDEGTLVHC; from the coding sequence ATGACACAGCAAACCAAATACAAACGCGTTTTATTAAAACTTTCCGGCGAAGCCCTGATGGGTAAAGACGCTTTCGGTATCAACCGCGACACCATTATGCAGATTGTCGGGCAGGTAAAAGAAGTCGTGGACATGGGCGTGCAGGTTGCCGTGGTGATTGGCGGCGGCAATATCTTCCGCGGGGTAGCCACCCAAGCCCAAGGTATGGATCGCGCCACCGCCGACTACATGGGTATGATGGCTACCGTGATGAACGCGCTGGCCTTGAAAGATGCTTTCGAATCGCTGGGCATCAAAGCCCGTGTGCAATCCGCCTTGAGCATGCAGCAGATTGCCGAAACCTACGCCCGCCCCAAAGCCATCCAATATTTGGAAGAAGGCAAAGTGGTGATTTTCGCCGCCGGCACAGGCAACCCTTTCTTCACCACCGACACAGCGGCTTCTTTGCGCGGTGCGGAAATGAACTGCGACATCATGCTCAAAGCCACCAATGTTGACGGCGTTTATACCGCAGATCCTAAAAAAGATCCGTCGGCCACCCGCTATCAAACCATTACTTTCGACGAAGCCATCAATAAAAACCTGCGCGTGATGGACGCCACCGCTTTCGCTCTGTGTCGTGAGCAGAAGCTGAATATCGTTGTATTCGGTATTGCCAAAGACGGCGCATTAAAGCGCGTTATTGCCGGAGAAGATGAAGGCACATTGGTGCATTGTTGA
- a CDS encoding acyl-CoA thioesterase, translating into MTVIRVRSYHLDGYGHVNNARYLEFLEEARWAFFEQHNLLNRLDGLMMVVVRINIQYRRAAQEGQQLNIHTRVDTVAARQVVLTQTIVRADTGKTVAEAEITLVPVGPNGRATDLPSELSTSLSQHIPS; encoded by the coding sequence ATGACCGTTATACGGGTACGAAGCTACCACTTAGACGGTTACGGCCATGTCAACAACGCGCGCTATCTCGAATTTCTCGAAGAAGCGCGCTGGGCGTTTTTTGAGCAACATAACCTGTTGAACCGGCTCGACGGTTTGATGATGGTGGTGGTACGCATCAACATACAATACCGTCGCGCCGCACAAGAAGGACAGCAGTTGAACATCCATACCCGCGTTGATACCGTTGCGGCGCGTCAGGTTGTGCTCACCCAAACCATTGTGCGCGCCGATACCGGAAAAACCGTTGCCGAAGCGGAAATCACTTTAGTGCCCGTCGGCCCGAACGGCCGGGCAACCGATTTACCTTCAGAATTATCCACTTCTCTTTCCCAACACATACCATCATGA
- the rlmH gene encoding 23S rRNA (pseudouridine(1915)-N(3))-methyltransferase RlmH translates to MNITVLAVGTKMPRWVDEAVNEYAKRFGRDVNYTLKEIKPEKRGAGVNAAQGMAAEEKRILEAVPQGAFLVVLDERGKAPTSIELAEHLKNWQQNGEHVCFVIGGADGMTDRLKQQARLMLRLSSLTLPHGMVRVLLTEQLYRAVSILHNHPYHRE, encoded by the coding sequence ATGAATATTACCGTTTTAGCCGTCGGCACCAAAATGCCGCGCTGGGTGGACGAAGCCGTAAACGAATACGCCAAACGTTTCGGGCGCGACGTGAACTACACCCTCAAAGAAATCAAGCCCGAAAAACGTGGCGCAGGCGTGAATGCCGCGCAGGGCATGGCGGCGGAAGAAAAACGCATTCTCGAAGCGGTGCCGCAAGGCGCATTTTTGGTGGTATTGGACGAGCGCGGCAAAGCGCCCACTTCGATCGAATTGGCGGAGCACCTGAAAAACTGGCAGCAAAACGGCGAACACGTCTGCTTCGTGATCGGCGGGGCGGACGGCATGACCGACCGCCTCAAACAGCAGGCACGGCTGATGCTGCGCCTATCCAGCCTCACCTTGCCGCACGGCATGGTGCGCGTGCTGCTTACCGAACAGCTTTACCGCGCCGTGTCGATTTTGCACAACCATCCTTACCATCGCGAATGA
- a CDS encoding Na+/H+ antiporter family protein, producing MNAVVIAVAVMLILSLARVHVVLSLLLGALAGGLAGGLGLTKTMEVFQTGLANGAQIALSYAMLGAFAVAIAHSGLPQTLANAVIRRLDNSRVRDNVPGNVNVVKWGLLLALLAMSVMSQNLIPIHIAFIPLIIPPLLLVFNRIQLDRRLLACVMTFGLVTTYMWLPVGFGEIFLKQILVGNINKAGLNVDNINVVQAMTIPALGMIAGLLVAVFVSYRRPRAYQNTSVDVEANHQAAVQPKISTYRSMVALLAIVISFVVQLWAGSLLLGAMVGFAVFMAAGVVRWGEADTVFNDGVKMMAMIGFIMIAAQGFAEVMKATGQIEPLVKTSAEMFAGNKGMAAFVMLLVGLLVTMGIGSSFSTLPIIATIYVPLCISMGFSPMATLALIGTAGALGDAGSPASDSTLGPTAGLNVDGQHDHVRDTVIPTFLHYNLPLMVSGWIAAMVL from the coding sequence ATGAATGCCGTTGTAATTGCCGTTGCCGTGATGCTGATCTTGTCGCTGGCGCGGGTGCATGTGGTGCTGAGCCTGCTGCTCGGGGCTTTGGCGGGCGGTTTGGCCGGCGGGTTGGGATTAACGAAAACCATGGAAGTGTTTCAAACCGGTTTGGCCAACGGTGCGCAGATTGCGCTTTCCTACGCCATGCTGGGTGCGTTTGCCGTGGCCATCGCCCATTCGGGTTTGCCGCAAACGCTGGCCAATGCCGTTATCCGCCGCTTAGACAACAGCCGCGTGCGCGACAATGTGCCGGGCAACGTGAATGTAGTTAAATGGGGGCTGCTGCTGGCCTTGCTGGCTATGAGCGTGATGAGCCAAAACCTGATTCCCATTCATATTGCGTTTATTCCGCTGATTATTCCGCCGCTGCTGCTGGTATTCAACCGCATTCAGCTCGACCGCCGCTTGCTGGCCTGTGTGATGACTTTCGGTTTGGTTACCACTTATATGTGGCTGCCGGTGGGTTTCGGCGAAATTTTCTTGAAACAGATTTTGGTCGGCAACATCAATAAAGCCGGTTTGAATGTTGACAATATCAATGTGGTTCAAGCGATGACCATTCCCGCATTGGGCATGATTGCGGGCTTGTTGGTTGCGGTGTTCGTCAGCTACCGCCGTCCGCGTGCTTACCAAAATACATCGGTAGATGTGGAAGCGAATCATCAGGCAGCCGTGCAGCCGAAAATTTCCACCTACCGCAGCATGGTGGCTTTGCTGGCAATTGTGATTTCTTTTGTGGTGCAGTTGTGGGCGGGGTCGCTGCTGCTGGGCGCGATGGTCGGTTTCGCCGTGTTTATGGCGGCGGGCGTGGTGCGCTGGGGCGAAGCGGATACGGTGTTTAACGACGGCGTGAAAATGATGGCGATGATCGGCTTTATCATGATTGCGGCACAAGGTTTTGCCGAAGTGATGAAAGCCACCGGCCAGATTGAGCCGTTGGTTAAGACTTCAGCCGAAATGTTTGCCGGCAACAAAGGCATGGCGGCTTTTGTGATGCTGTTGGTGGGTTTGCTGGTTACGATGGGCATCGGCAGCTCTTTTTCCACCTTGCCGATTATCGCCACCATTTATGTGCCTTTGTGTATCAGCATGGGGTTCTCGCCGATGGCTACTTTGGCTTTGATCGGCACGGCGGGCGCATTGGGCGATGCCGGTTCGCCCGCTTCCGATTCCACTTTAGGCCCCACCGCCGGTTTGAATGTGGACGGCCAGCACGACCATGTGCGCGATACGGTGATTCCCACCTTCCTGCACTATAACCTGCCGCTGATGGTTTCCGGCTGGATTGCCGCGATGGTGTTGTAA
- a CDS encoding SlyX family protein has translation MNDLEARVTELEIQTALQEDLIASLNDTIAKMQQTLDLQQGQLRLLYQRMQEKSSGNGEPYSLLDEIPPHY, from the coding sequence ATGAATGATTTGGAAGCACGCGTTACCGAGCTGGAAATTCAGACGGCCTTACAGGAAGACCTGATTGCCAGCCTGAACGACACCATTGCCAAGATGCAGCAAACGCTTGATTTACAGCAAGGGCAGTTGCGCTTGCTGTATCAGCGGATGCAGGAAAAAAGCAGCGGCAACGGCGAGCCGTACAGCCTGCTCGATGAGATACCGCCGCATTATTAA
- a CDS encoding cytochrome C assembly family protein yields the protein MPIVLVCLILVYAALAGFVWFHHKTRNDKPYPIKTELAILAPALLVHGIVLFLPVAQDRIVVMGFGYAVSLIVWLMLTMYWTGSFFYCLRGLQLLLYPCVVLSLLLGVLFPGNMSAYQISDWPFMLHIGTSLLAYGLFGIVTLLAVLILLLNHDLHKKRFSPLVSFLPPLLSLEKLMFQGMWAGFLLLTYSVVSGTFFTEDVFGQPVHFSHKTIFGIVSWLIYGGLLLKHSMTAWRGKKAAVWTIIGFLSLMLAYVGSKFVLQIILNR from the coding sequence ATGCCGATTGTGTTGGTCTGTTTAATACTGGTATATGCGGCGTTGGCGGGCTTTGTATGGTTCCACCACAAAACCCGCAACGATAAGCCCTATCCGATTAAAACCGAATTAGCCATACTCGCCCCCGCGTTGTTGGTACACGGTATCGTGTTGTTTTTGCCCGTGGCGCAAGACCGCATAGTGGTAATGGGGTTTGGTTATGCGGTCAGTCTGATTGTGTGGCTGATGTTGACGATGTATTGGACGGGCAGCTTTTTTTACTGTTTGCGCGGCCTGCAACTGTTACTGTATCCGTGCGTGGTATTGTCGTTGCTGTTAGGCGTATTGTTTCCGGGCAATATGTCGGCTTATCAAATCAGTGATTGGCCGTTTATGCTTCATATCGGCACATCATTGTTGGCTTACGGCCTGTTCGGTATCGTAACCTTGCTGGCAGTGTTGATTTTGCTGCTCAACCACGATCTGCATAAAAAAAGATTTTCGCCTCTGGTATCGTTTCTGCCGCCGTTGCTCAGTTTGGAAAAGCTGATGTTTCAAGGAATGTGGGCGGGTTTTCTGCTGCTCACTTATTCGGTTGTCAGCGGCACGTTCTTTACTGAAGATGTGTTCGGGCAGCCGGTTCATTTCAGCCATAAAACCATATTCGGAATAGTATCTTGGCTGATTTACGGCGGCTTGCTGTTGAAACACAGCATGACTGCATGGCGGGGCAAGAAGGCGGCGGTATGGACCATCATCGGCTTCTTAAGCCTGATGCTGGCTTATGTAGGAAGCAAATTTGTGCTTCAAATCATACTGAACCGCTAA